ATAACAGGGCGCAATAGACAAATTGAGAAAAACGgtaaataaatgtataaaagaattgaatgaataaaaCAATGCACACTTACAACAGTTGGGTTagaattacaaaaaaaaaaaattcacgTAGGCTAActgtttttaatattagCTTTTGAGATTAGAAGTAActttaatttctaaaagttttctggatttctttttttataaatcttACAAATTGTGACATCGGCCTTTCGTAGTTTATAGATATATTATAcgaatatatatacatatatttttgtttctatGTATACGGTGGGTGATACAGGAATTTgtgttttatatttaaaacatataaattcaataatactcatttattcaaaaaaatttttttttaagctagtttttttcataataagTTGTTAATAACTatcatttaattattacTTAATATTATTCCGGCATACAGAATTAGTAAATATCAGCTGAGAATCTATATCTACAGGATATTTTGCTAGcaaataaattaacaaaaattgcATAATCTTCTCTAAAATTCAAGCATCAATTTTCGGGTTAATTTATgatctttttcattcttcatttcgttaattatttttgtatcaCAACTTTGGAACGTAGTGTAATATGATATTCTTTATCTATACGACACACACCAAaatccttcttctttttgcaAATATAGACAACTTTTCTATTCGATAGCTTTAAAActtcataaaattttacttgAAAGAACAACCAGAAGGTACTACTTTCGTTTATTGGAAGGTCCGTTTACAATcgattgaaaattattcCTTGCTGCTATATATTTTCAGACTTTAATTTGTTCCATCAAGCCATCAAACACTCAAGCTATCATTATCTCAGTgaataattaaaatcaCTATTTCATCTTATTTATAATGGGAATTTTCAGTGAAACAGTTCCAATTACTGCTGTCACCACTTATATCGATCGTTTAACCTCTAGAGATACCGACGATGAGGATTTGTCTGGTATCGTTCAATTATCTGAAGCCGTTAATTTAACTGTTACTGGTCCGCGAGAGGCTTCTCGTACCCTTCGTAAGAAGTTAAAGTACAGTACACCTCATGAACAAGTTCGGGCACTTGTTATTCTCCAGgctttaattgaaaatgctggctctcattttttacaaaatttctCAGACGAAAAATTGGAAGACCGAATGTTGCAATGTGCAACAAATTCTGAATATTCTAAACCCGTTCGTAAGCGTGCTATCCATATGATCAAACTTTGGCACAATGACTATTCTAATGTTCGTGGAATGGAAAGCATGAGTAGTTTAGTATCTCGACTTCCTCAACGACAATCATCTGCTTCGCATTCTGAACAACCCACTATCAATCTTAAAAAGGTTGGTCCAATTTTAGAAAGATTGATAGCCTCTTCCAGCATGGCTGCTACCAATCTTTCTAATAGCCTTGTCCGAATCAATCCTAACACAGAAAATCCGGCCAAAAACAAGCAAATCATGGTTTATTATGTGGATTGTAAACGTGCTCATCGCTCCTTGTTGCGCTACATACAAGCTATTCAAGACGAGATGTGGTTAGCCAATCTCTTGAAGGCAAACGATGAAATTGTGACAGCCATTGATGCATTCAAGGAAAAATGCTCCGAAAACTCAGATTATAGTTCAGATAGTGGATCCTATAGTTCTTCATATTCTCGTCACCTTGATGATCGGGCTTCTTACATATCTCGCTCGAGTAGCGGAGGTTCTAATGCTCAGAGATCAGAAGATTTGGATGTAAACAATCCTTTTGGCGATCATAATCGTTTGGAATAATTAATAagctttcctttttaatgGATTTGAATACCTAATTAATTGGTAATGATCGATTGATATCAAGGGGTGCGAAGGTTAAAAAGCATTTCATCTTGCCTTCAACATCTTCTTAATGATTCTACCTTCCATCTCTTTAATATGAGTGCCTTATTTATCTTGGacaattataattttttaagattaTGAGTCTTTTAGTTGGGTCATGCACTAGATATATATTACTGTATTCGACTTATTAGATACAATCCCTTTTTAGTCAACCTTTTAGCAACCGTGCGcctttgtttatattattgCCAATTTTATTGCGTTTAACTGATAAGGtgtttaattaatttattttttttgcacaCTAGTTGTAGTCAATCTTTGTAAGTAACgcgctttaaaaaatgttttcttttaattaacataatttaaaaagtaaagttGTTTTCGAGATATCTAAAGCCATTAT
This region of Schizosaccharomyces pombe strain 972h- genome assembly, chromosome: II genomic DNA includes:
- the lsb5 gene encoding protein lsb5, whose amino-acid sequence is MGIFSETVPITAVTTYIDRLTSRDTDDEDLSGIVQLSEAVNLTVTGPREASRTLRKKLKYSTPHEQVRALVILQALIENAGSHFLQNFSDEKLEDRMLQCATNSEYSKPVRKRAIHMIKLWHNDYSNVRGMESMSSLVSRLPQRQSSASHSEQPTINLKKVGPILERLIASSSMAATNLSNSLVRINPNTENPAKNKQIMVYYVDCKRAHRSLLRYIQAIQDEMWLANLLKANDEIVTAIDAFKEKCSENSDYSSDSGSYSSSYSRHLDDRASYISRSSSGGSNAQRSEDLDVNNPFGDHNRLE